A single Phoenix dactylifera cultivar Barhee BC4 chromosome 1, palm_55x_up_171113_PBpolish2nd_filt_p, whole genome shotgun sequence DNA region contains:
- the LOC103723814 gene encoding pentatricopeptide repeat-containing protein At1g80880, mitochondrial, which translates to MALAATVTRRKTRLPLLLCSLLVSPPPRPSPTLRPRSPAPSALSFSAFASPSPRLPPFGAQPQSPLLSSLRPSADPDSSDFESDSDQPKTPVDESDLQGFFQLLSQAKSLSSSPKEALAFLRASSGVKFTRDLVCRALWDLRWDWESALLALRWAEEHVLGCPWAWHLMLWVLGKQGRFDLAWWLVRRLYRKSILTQRAMVIMMERYAAANEARKAIKTFHAMETFKIDADSAAYYALLHALCKNMNVEEAEEFLLLNRKFYPLKADNFNVVLDGWCNIIGDVVEAKRVWREMSNCCITPDGTSYSHMIRCFSKVGNLFDSLRLYDEMKKRGWVPDLLVYNSLIYVLTKENCLKDANNIFERITEAGLQPNAETYNSMIYPLCEAYKLEEARRFLDEMMAKGFHPNIDTYHAFIKAEDVEGTLKMMNKMKIVGCGPNGYTFLLLFDKFFSLDKSDSALRMWSEMKKYNVVPGSTHYMALVQGLVSRGWIPKALEFYNEMISRGFPADAKLEKLFKTFMSKNKNHWSRGGKEYIVSQHGRFNSMTGTKIR; encoded by the exons ATGGCGCTGGCTGCGACCGTAACCCGGAGAAAGACCCGactccctcttctcctctgcTCTCTTCTCGTAAGCCCTCCTCCTCGCCCCTCTCCAACGCTCCGACCTCGTTCTCCCGCGCCCTCTGCCCTCTCCTTCTCCGCTTTCGCGTCACCCTCGCCTCGCCTCCCACCCTTTGGCGCCCAGCCCCAAAGCCCCCTCCTTTCCTCCCTCCGTCCCTCGGCCGACCCCGATTCCAGCGATTTCGAGTCCGATTCCGACCAGCCTAAGACCCCCGTCGACGAATCCGACCTCCAGGGCTTCTTCCAACTGCTCTCCCAGGCGAAATCACTGTCATCCTCGCCCAAGGAGGCCTTGGCGTTCCTCCGGGCCTCCTCCGGCGTCAAGTTCACCAGGGATTTGGTCTGCAGGGCGCTATGGGATCTGAGGTGGGACTGGGAGTCCGCGCTCCTTGCCTTGCGGTGGGCCGAAGAGCATGTCCTGGGTTGCCCGTGGGCTTGGCATCTGATGCTCTGGGTGCTGGGCAAGCAGGGGCGATTCGACCTTGCGTGGTGGCTGGTGCGCCGGTTGTACCGGAAATCGATTCTTACGCAGCGTGCGATGGTCATCATGATGGAAAG GTATGCGGCTGCAAATGAAGCTAGAAAAGCAATAAAAACATTCCATGCCATGGAGACATTCAAAATAGATGCAGATTCAGCAGCATATTATGCCCTTCTTCATGCTCTTTGCAAGAACATGAATGTTGAGGAGGCTGAGgaatttcttcttcttaatcGGAAATTTTATCCACTTAAAGCTGACAACTTTAATGTAGTTCTGGATGGCTGGTGCAATATCATTGGTGACGTGGTAGAAGCAAAAAGAGTATGGAGAGAAATGTCAAATTGTTGTATTACACCGGACGGTACTAGTTACTCCCATATGATTCGTTGCTTTTCAAAAGTTGGGAACCTCTTTGATTCTTTAAGGCTTTATGATGAAATGAAGAAGAGAGGTTGGGTTCCTGATCTTCTGGTCTACAATTCCCTTATCTATGTGCTGACAAAAGAAAATTGCTTAAAGGATGCGAACAATATCTTTGAAAGAATTACAGAGGCTGGTCTGCAACCAAATGCTGAAACATACAACTCTATGATATATCCATTATGTGAAGCATACAAGCTAGAGGAAGCTCGACGGTTTCTGGATGAAATGATGGCGAAAGGTTTTCACCCGAACATTGATACTTACCATGCGTTCATAAAGGCAGAGGATGTAGAAGGAACTTTAAAGATGATGAATAAAATGAAAATTGTTGGTTGCGGCCCTAATGGATATACTTTCCTCCTACTTTTTGATAAGTTTTTCAGCCTCGATAAATCTGACAGTGCATTGAGAATGTGGAGTGAAATGAAGAAGTACAATGTTGTTCCCGGCTCTACCCACTATATGGCATTGGTACAAGGGCTGGTATCACGTGGCTGGATTCCAAAAGCCTTAGAATTTTACAATGAAATGATATCTAGGGGTTTTCCTGCTGATGCTAAACTTGAGAAGCTCTTCAAGACCTTTATGTCAAAGAACAAAAACCACTGGAGCAGAGGAGGCAAAGAATATATTGTCTCACAGCATGGAAGATTTAACAGTATGACAGGTACAAAAATTCGTTAA
- the LOC103723810 gene encoding uncharacterized protein LOC103723810, producing MGGSDSDRDGWRSNADTHKMRPEDVKAQGVEASKRPPGQHPGGVLHQRRNMPFNPAAMAVGGFLIVAAIGYFTLYAKSKPGTTPSDVAKATVGDGSDGSGGRGASKSK from the coding sequence atgggagGGAGCGATTCAGACAGGGATGGGTGGCGGAGCAACGCCGACACGCACAAGATGCGGCCGGAGGACGTGAAGGCCCAGGGGGTGGAGGCCTCCAAGCGGCCACCGGGGCAGCACCCCGGCGGCGTGCTCCACCAGCGCCGCAACATGCCCTTCAACCCCGCCGCCATGGCTGTCGGCGGCTTCCTCATCGTCGCCGCCATCGGCTACTTCACTCTCTATGCCAAGTCCAAGCCCGGCACCACGCCCAGCGATGTCGCCAAGGCCACCGTCGGCGATGGCTCTGACGGCAGCGGCGGCCGCGGAGCATCCAAGTCCAAGTAG
- the LOC103723809 gene encoding mavicyanin-like, producing MTSAQLIRFRLFLLLSAAFLAGATDHIVGGHLGWNPNINYSLWSNNQTFYVHDLISFRYQKNTYNVFEVNKTGYDNCTMDGLAGNWSSGKDFIPLDQPKTYYFICGNGFCFSGMKVAAHVRPLPPSAAPLTPSNSSSSSSRAASASPPPRPWPAALAALAAAFAVAWIGIGSAGI from the exons ATGACGTCGGCTCAGCTGATCCGTTtccgcctcttcctcctcctctccgccGCCTTCCTCGCCGGCGCCACCGACCACATCGTCGGCGGTCACCTCGGCTGGAACCCCAACATTAACTACTCCCTCTGGTCCAACAACCAGACCTTCTACGTCCACGACCTCATCT CGTTTAGGTACCAGAAGAACACGTACAACGTGTTCGAGGTGAACAAGACCGGGTACGACAACTGCACGATGGACGGGTTGGCCGGGAACTGGAGCTCCGGCAAGGACTTCATCCCCCTCGACCAGCCCAAAACCTACTACTTCATCTGCGGCAACGGCTTTTGCTTCAGCGGCATGAAGGTCGCCGCCCACGTccgccccctccctccctccgccGCTCCTCTCACACCCTccaactcctcctcctcctcctcccgcgccgcctccgcctcccCGCCCCCCCGCCCCTGGCCCGCGGCGCTCGCTGCCCTCGCCGCCGCCTTTGCTGTGGCCTGGATCGGGATCGGATCTGCCGGGATCTGA